AGTGGCTATAGCTGCCCGGCCGTGCAGTGCTCCGATCCAGATCGCAAGTTGCACAACGACACATCAGGTCGGCATCGCCATTCCTCAAGTTGGATGCTTCTGGAGTTGGGCGCTACTCCGTACCCAACAAAAcagaacatatcaggtgcaaacctccAAATGCATACTGCAAATGGTTCTCTCATGCTTTTCCCAACAGACATGAtgattatattaattaaattaattaatataactatagtaattttgaaaatttaaataTGCAACTTGTGTAATTAAACATTTTGTCACATTTTACAGGCCCCAAGTAACTTAAATATGATTTTCTATAACTGTAACCTTTCTTCGCGCACCACCCGTTAGGACTTTAGGGTTGGGCTTGCACGAGAAGCCCACTAAACTCATGAGAAGCCCACTAAGGCCCAAATGTAACACACCAACAGCAACGGCTCAACGATAAAAAAACAGTAACGGCCCAATATCTgctggattttttttctctttccgtTCAAAAACTGgctaaattcaaatttcaaactaaaacgGCAGTTCAAACGGTTTCTATCGATTAGCCGACCGGTtaggtcggtaaaccggtccgaTTTGaatggtaaccggtcaaatttaaaaaaaaatagtttaaattcaaatgcccgcaaagtatagtaaatgaacgaatatttaaaCAAAATTGACACCATTAAAATCGTCACAActtgaaatattttaaaaatcttttagaatttttttattttttaaattcgaatttgaattttaaatttaaaccgATTTAAAACCAGCCGGCCGGTAAAAAAATCCTGCCCACCATCCGTCCCATTCCCCCAGTCCCCACCTCACCCagtctctctcttcctcttccccacACTAGCGGCCAAGGGCCACCGCTCCTCGCCTTGAACCcaatcgccgccaccgccatgccTCTCGCATCCACCTCCCCTCTCGCAGCCGCCCCCGCCCTTCCCACGAAGCTCCCTCCCTTCCCTCGCCGCCCCCCTCGCCGCCTCCTGCGCGTCTCCTGCCAGCAGGCGACGCCCGGGCCCGACCGCCCGGCCCGCGGGGGCGGCAATGCGTCGagcgccccgccggcgccgcggcagcCGAGGTGGCGCGCCGCGGTCTCCGctgcgctcgccgcggccgtggtcgccgcggcggcgccggcctacGCGGACCTCAACAGGTTCGAGGCCGAGCAGCGGGGAGAGTTCGGCATCGGCTCCGCCGCGCAGTTCGGCTCCGCCGACCTCAAGTAGGCTGGCGACTCTGCTTCTTTCGAGTCCCTTCGTCATGCTCATTCCATCGATTTTTTTACCGCATTGTGTTGCTGATTTGGTTGTTTTGCGAATGGTTTTGCAGGAAGGCCGTCCATGTTAACGAGAACTTCAGGTGCGGATTCTTAATTTCGCTTGTTCAATATAGAATTCCTCAATTCTTCCATGACAACTTCTGCTGTAGCTGATAGATGTTGCGAATAGTCGATGAAAAGGACTCCTGTTTCTCAACTTCAATATTGAACATAAGTTAGCAACTTTGGCTCTCTGAATTGTAGGCATTAGCATACTCCATACAGCTTCACTAGTTCCCGGATATAATTTTGAAAACTGTGTCTCTATAAATTGCTTGTCACCAAAATTGTTAAGCATGTTAGTAATTGTGCTTTTTTTAGGGCCATGTTAGTAATTGTGACTTTCAGAGCACAATTACTAACTACATGTTAGTAATTGTGCTCGGAAAGTCACAATGTGTCGGTATGCATTTTTGCTATTTTCTGAGTGTTGCTTTAACACATATTTCTTGTTCTATAAAATGACCATGTATGGAGAAAACATGGAAAGAGATATGGTACAAAATTACTGTAAATACACCAAAGTTAAACACTATTTTAGGAGAATAGTTATTTGTGATATGTGGAAACTAAAGAAATAACAGATTTGTTATTCCTCGTCTCTTCTTTACCTAATGCATCATTTATTGGTATAGGCGTGCCAACTTCACATCTGCTGACATGAGAGAGTCAGATTTCAGTGGTTCCACATTCAATGGTGCTTATCTCGAAAAGGCTGTTGCTTACAAAGCAAATTTCACTGGTGAGCAAAATAGCAGCTTTTCATTATGCAGATATGCTGTATTCATTGTCTAATTCTCGTATATGATGTGTGTAGTGTGCTTGATGCACATAATTACCTTTAGTGGTCAGTGGTCCATTTGATGTACCTTATCAGGGAAGCTACTCAACAAGAGATATCATAGAATCCATCTTAACTGCTACTTCAACAAGCACCACACTACCATCACAGTATAAAATCACAACAGGAAGCTAGCtgcattttgtttttgtttcaagTTGATTCATCATAGTACTATTTATTTTTATAGTTTGGTAGTACTTCTGAGCTTATGGCATTCCCTTAATGGGGGAATTGACTCAAATCTGGCTATCTGGGCTCTCATATTTGTGTGCTTAAAATAATGTCTAGGAGATTATTGAATCGTCATTAGAAACCTCTCTTATTGTTAGCCAAAAACAGAGTAAATTACAGAAGTGGGGCTCTGTATCTGAATTTTTGTATCCTAGTCCTAGTGATGTATTTTTTAGTTCATTTGAGGGTATGACCTTAAAATTCAGTtattttgtaatttatttttcTCAGCACTATTATTTTCTCCTTTTCAGGTGCTGATTTGAGTGATACATTAATGGACCGCATGGTAAAACCTGAATTAATACTTTTAGTCTATCTTTGTCATATTGTTGCACTGTACCAACATTTTGTCCAAATCAATGTGATATCTTGTGTTTGTTGAAATATATGGTCCATATTTCCATTGATTGTAGGCATAGATGGAGCATACACAGCTAAATTCTAGGTCAGCATTAAACGCTGCCCCTATGCTTTCTCCTTTTTAAacggaaaaagtctatataacCCCCTAACGTATCAATGGTGGATCACATTACCCCCTGAACTATAAAACCGGGTTTCTAACACCCTCACCTTTGCAAAACCGGACATTTAACCCCCCAGAGTGGTTTTGCAGCCCGGTTGCTACAGTGGCgcggttttgtttttttcccttttttatttattttccctgaatctttaaaaaattatagtaaatcacataaaaattataaaatagaaaatctaattttgttggacttcatgtgagtagatctacacagtgaacatataatatggtatgctttagcACAAAGTTTTTATTGTAGTTTTAGATCTATACTTTACTGCAATTAATCGGAATAATCCATAGATGCATTTTTTGTGGTCCAACTgtggtgaaatttttactgtGAGAGAATTATTGTATTATTgaactgtagtaaaaatttcatactcattggatcatgtatatCTTAGTTATAACTTTATTTAGGTTTATGTTTGTTAAATCTATGCTTTATCTATAACTAAGttatacatgatccaatgagtatgaaatttttactacagtaaAAGCATACTATAATTAGTCCACCAtaaaaaattcaccacaattggATCATAGAAGCTGCATCTATAAATTATTCCATACAGAAAAGcatagatctaaagctacaacaaaaaaaTTGGTACTAAAACATACTATATTATATGCTCATTgtatagatctactcatgtggagtccaacaaaattaaattttctattttataatttttctgtgatttattatAATCTTTTAAAGATTcagcaaaaataaataaaaaataaaaaaataaaaccggGCTACTGTAGCAAAACAGGGGTGTAAAACCACCCTAGGGGGTTAAATATCTGGTTTTGCAAAGGTGAGGGGGTTAGaaatccggttttgtagttcagGGGGTGATGTGATCCACCATTGATACGTTTGGGGgttatatagactttttccctttttaaacTATAATAGCGATAATTCTGTCTGATTTTTAAGGTAAAAATATATTGGAATAGGACCCAAGTTGGTGCACATGTTATCCACTTTTAGTTCTAATACTAATAACTGTGTGTTGGCTTCCTCTGTTTCTGGTATCATTTCAGCAAATCTTTTAATAGCATGGAGAAACCTACTTCACTGGCAGTTCAGAGTTTCAGGAGTTGTAGAATGAGATAGAAAGTACAGGATGTTAAAAAAAGAATGTAATGAAGCATAATCTTGGTCAGAGTTGGtgtactttttttattttttccagAAATTTATATGTAGCAGTGCTATCCACATAAATATGGCCAGATGAAACCAGGTGTAGTAATAAAATCTTATACTTCTGCTGGTGTTATATAGTTAATGCTTCCATTGTTAGACCTGCAAAATGTCAATTTTCAAGATTTGAAGTGCTTTATACCATGGCACCTAGTGGAGTCTATACTCCTGTTCTGAATTTGTTATAGGAAGTTGTCTAAATACATATTTTCCTGAAAGATTTGCAGTTCAAACAAATTGTGAGACATTGTATACCGCTGACAGGTTCTCAATGAAGCCAACCTTACAAATGCTGTTCTTGTACGGTCAGTCCTCACACGTAGTGACCTTGGAGGAGCGATCATTGAAGGGGCTGACTTCAGTGATGCTGTTATTGACCTACCACAGAAACAGGTATATAATTAATTAAATGGCAATGGAACACGGTCGATTTTTGTGTGAGATCTTAATTTCTGACACTGTTTTTGTAGGcattgtgcaaatatgcaagtGGGACCAACCCCATAACAGGGGTAAGCACCCGAAAAAGCTTTGGATGTGGCAATAGCCGTCGAAATGCATATGGGAGCCCTTCATCCCCTCTTCTGAGTGCCCCACCACAGAAACTTCTTGATCGTGATGGTTTCTGTGATGAAGCTACTGGTATgtgtgatgcaaagtgagaGATGAATGATCCAGCATGGAAACTGATCATGGATGTTTATATACATTGGAGATCGAGTGAAAGAGCAGAATAGTGCAGAGAACTCGGtcgtttttcttctcctcatGCAATTGTTGTAAGTTTGCAGCGGAATCAGGTAAACTTCAGGATGTAGATGAGAATATGAGATACAGGCGCTGAGCACTGAGCGCCATATATAGCATAGTAATTAGTAAGTAT
This window of the Panicum virgatum strain AP13 chromosome 1K, P.virgatum_v5, whole genome shotgun sequence genome carries:
- the LOC120710666 gene encoding thylakoid lumenal protein TL20.3, chloroplastic-like; the encoded protein is MPLASTSPLAAAPALPTKLPPFPRRPPRRLLRVSCQQATPGPDRPARGGGNASSAPPAPRQPRWRAAVSAALAAAVVAAAAPAYADLNRFEAEQRGEFGIGSAAQFGSADLKKAVHVNENFRRANFTSADMRESDFSGSTFNGAYLEKAVAYKANFTGADLSDTLMDRMVLNEANLTNAVLVRSVLTRSDLGGAIIEGADFSDAVIDLPQKQALCKYASGTNPITGVSTRKSFGCGNSRRNAYGSPSSPLLSAPPQKLLDRDGFCDEATGMCDAK